The following proteins are co-located in the Acinetobacter shaoyimingii genome:
- a CDS encoding isovaleryl-CoA dehydrogenase, with protein MNLQSIDFGLDETLIALRDSVAAFCAKEIKPIAAQVDKDNLFPAHLWKKFGDMGLMGLTVSEEYGGLNLGYLAHIIVMQEISRASASIGLSYGAHSNLCVNQINRNGSEEQKRKYLPKLISGEYVGALAMSEPNAGSDVVSMKLRADDHGDHFVLNGSKMWITNGGDADVLVVYAKTDINAGPKGMTAFLIEKGMEGFSHGTHLDKLGMRGSNTYPLFFDNVKVPKENVMGGVGNGTKVLMSGLDYERAVLSGGPLGIMDACLDAVIPYIHERKQFGQCLGEFQLMQGKIADMYSTWLASKALVYAVGAACDKADHDRGLRKDAASAILYSAEKATWMAGEAIQTLGGNGYINDYDTGRLWRDAKLYEIGAGTSEIRRMLIGRELFNETK; from the coding sequence ATGAATTTACAGAGCATTGACTTTGGTCTAGACGAAACTTTGATCGCTTTACGTGACTCAGTGGCTGCATTTTGTGCCAAAGAAATTAAGCCAATTGCTGCTCAAGTAGATAAAGACAATCTGTTCCCTGCCCATTTATGGAAAAAATTTGGTGATATGGGGTTGATGGGTTTGACTGTCAGTGAAGAATATGGTGGCCTCAACTTAGGCTATTTAGCGCATATTATTGTTATGCAAGAGATCTCTCGTGCCTCTGCATCGATTGGCTTGTCTTATGGCGCGCATTCAAATTTATGTGTCAATCAAATCAATCGTAATGGTTCTGAAGAACAAAAACGTAAATATCTTCCTAAATTGATTTCTGGTGAATATGTTGGTGCACTTGCGATGTCTGAACCAAATGCGGGTTCAGATGTGGTCAGCATGAAACTGCGTGCCGATGATCATGGTGATCATTTTGTCTTAAACGGTTCAAAAATGTGGATCACAAACGGTGGTGATGCTGATGTTCTGGTGGTTTATGCAAAAACGGACATCAATGCTGGCCCTAAAGGTATGACAGCTTTCCTAATTGAAAAAGGCATGGAAGGTTTTAGCCACGGCACACATTTGGACAAACTGGGTATGCGTGGTTCAAATACCTATCCCCTATTTTTCGACAACGTCAAAGTGCCAAAAGAAAACGTCATGGGTGGCGTTGGCAATGGAACAAAAGTGTTGATGAGTGGTTTGGATTACGAACGTGCTGTCTTAAGCGGTGGTCCACTTGGCATTATGGATGCTTGTTTAGATGCAGTCATTCCTTATATTCATGAACGCAAACAATTTGGTCAATGTTTAGGTGAGTTCCAACTCATGCAAGGCAAAATTGCGGATATGTATTCAACATGGTTGGCAAGTAAAGCCCTTGTATATGCCGTGGGTGCTGCATGTGATAAAGCCGACCATGACCGTGGCTTACGTAAAGATGCAGCCAGTGCCATTTTATACTCTGCTGAAAAAGCAACGTGGATGGCAGGTGAAGCGATTCAAACTTTAGGTGGTAATGGATATATCAATGACTACGACACGGGTCGTTTATGGCGTGACGCAAAACTCTATGAAATTGGCGCAGGAACTTCAGAAATTCGCCGTATGCTGATTGGTCGTGAACTTTTTAATGAGACCAAATAA
- a CDS encoding TetR/AcrR family transcriptional regulator, whose protein sequence is MSYKRSSLMQERMAQNRQSILKSARELIAEGGFKDAQVQAIAEKSGVSSGLVYRYFENKNQILIEVLSHAIEVEVDILNSIAQSELSSIEKLNKAVTTFVKRALNSPQLSYSLMFEPIDPTLEHERFKSKQLIKQTMKEILAEGKINGEFDFEDLNTAALCVVGAMTFVVIEPLNPSRNVMFDDGYKGHFVKQIADFCVNAVQLKEEK, encoded by the coding sequence ATGAGCTATAAAAGATCATCTTTAATGCAAGAGCGAATGGCGCAGAACCGCCAATCGATTTTGAAATCTGCGCGTGAACTGATTGCTGAAGGTGGGTTTAAAGATGCTCAAGTTCAAGCAATTGCTGAAAAATCAGGTGTTTCAAGCGGTTTGGTTTATCGTTATTTTGAAAACAAAAACCAAATTTTGATTGAAGTCCTGTCACATGCAATTGAAGTTGAAGTTGATATCTTAAATTCGATCGCTCAAAGTGAATTGAGCAGTATAGAAAAATTAAATAAGGCAGTGACAACGTTCGTAAAACGAGCGCTCAACAGTCCGCAATTGTCATATTCATTGATGTTTGAACCGATTGATCCAACTTTGGAACATGAACGTTTTAAAAGTAAACAATTGATCAAACAAACCATGAAAGAGATTTTGGCGGAAGGAAAAATTAATGGTGAATTTGATTTTGAGGATCTAAATACAGCCGCATTGTGTGTGGTGGGAGCAATGACTTTCGTTGTTATTGAGCCACTCAATCCATCACGCAATGTCATGTTTGATGACGGTTATAAAGGTCACTTTGTTAAACAAATCGCAGACTTTTGTGTCAATGCAGTTCAGCTTAAGGAGGAAAAATAA
- a CDS encoding AMP-binding protein: MSQVRLSYAYGTSQQPLLGMTIGDKFDQACQQYADQDAVVSVHQNVRLTYRQLQEKVDAFACSLLKLGLTKGDRLGIWSPNCVEWTIAQFAAFKAGIILVNLNPAYKSSELEFVLNKVSCKGLIIASSFKTTDYQEILSKIAPEINQATDKVLNSQTLPHLKVVIKIDQAEQVGFHRFNDLLSTPTAEQLEQLRKISAELQFDETINIQFTSGTTGNAKGTMLTHNNILNNGYFVGEAIHLSPQDRVCISVPLFHCFGMVMGNLACITHGSTMVYPAGVFNPLESLKAIELEKCTAAYGVPTMFIAMLEQEQFDQFDLSSLRTGIMAGSPCPREIMQRVIDRMHMRDITICYGMTETAPVSAQSSTSDSLEQRVSTVGRVHPHIEIKIVDEQGKVVPRGKLGELCVRGYSVMLGYWEEEDKTREVVDVAKWMHTGDIAEMDDLGFIKIKGRIKDVVIRGGENLFPKEIEDFLYKHPDVSDVQVIGLPDPRYGEELCACIILHEHHNCTEETIRAYCKEHISHNKVPRYVRFFTEFPMTASGKAQKFKLQEIMRKELNILEEIA, from the coding sequence ATGTCACAAGTTCGACTTAGTTATGCCTATGGCACCAGTCAGCAACCCTTATTGGGCATGACCATAGGTGATAAATTTGATCAGGCGTGTCAACAATATGCAGATCAAGATGCCGTGGTCAGTGTGCACCAAAACGTGCGACTGACCTATCGTCAATTACAAGAAAAAGTCGATGCTTTTGCCTGTAGTTTATTGAAATTGGGTCTCACAAAAGGTGATCGTTTAGGTATCTGGTCACCGAATTGTGTCGAGTGGACCATCGCCCAATTTGCTGCATTTAAAGCGGGTATTATTTTGGTCAATCTAAATCCTGCTTATAAAAGCAGTGAGCTTGAATTTGTATTGAATAAAGTGTCTTGTAAAGGGCTAATTATTGCATCTTCGTTCAAGACCACAGATTACCAAGAGATTTTAAGCAAAATTGCGCCTGAAATTAATCAAGCGACAGATAAGGTTTTAAATTCGCAAACTTTACCGCACCTTAAAGTCGTCATTAAAATTGATCAAGCAGAACAGGTTGGTTTTCATCGTTTCAATGATTTACTGTCTACGCCTACAGCAGAACAACTTGAACAACTCAGAAAGATTTCTGCAGAGTTACAATTTGATGAGACCATTAATATTCAATTTACCTCAGGGACGACAGGTAATGCGAAAGGGACAATGCTGACCCACAATAATATTTTGAATAATGGTTATTTTGTTGGTGAAGCCATTCATTTGTCGCCACAAGATCGGGTATGTATTTCTGTGCCATTATTCCACTGTTTTGGCATGGTCATGGGCAATTTAGCGTGTATCACGCATGGTTCAACGATGGTGTATCCCGCTGGGGTATTTAATCCATTAGAGAGTTTAAAGGCGATTGAACTGGAAAAATGTACCGCTGCTTATGGTGTGCCGACCATGTTTATTGCCATGCTTGAACAAGAACAGTTTGATCAGTTTGATTTAAGTAGCTTACGTACGGGGATTATGGCGGGTAGCCCTTGTCCTCGTGAAATTATGCAACGTGTGATAGATCGTATGCACATGCGCGACATTACCATCTGTTATGGTATGACGGAAACCGCACCAGTGAGCGCACAAAGTTCAACCTCAGATTCCTTAGAACAACGTGTCAGTACTGTAGGTCGCGTGCATCCGCATATTGAAATTAAAATTGTGGACGAGCAGGGCAAAGTGGTGCCACGTGGAAAATTGGGTGAACTCTGTGTCCGTGGATATTCAGTGATGCTCGGTTATTGGGAAGAAGAAGACAAAACCCGAGAAGTGGTCGATGTAGCGAAATGGATGCATACAGGCGATATTGCTGAAATGGACGATTTAGGCTTTATTAAAATTAAGGGACGCATTAAAGATGTGGTAATTCGAGGCGGTGAGAATTTATTCCCGAAAGAAATTGAGGATTTCTTGTACAAGCATCCAGATGTTTCTGATGTACAGGTGATTGGATTACCAGACCCACGTTATGGTGAAGAATTATGTGCCTGCATTATCTTACATGAACACCATAATTGTACCGAAGAAACCATCCGTGCTTATTGTAAGGAACATATTTCTCATAACAAAGTACCACGATATGTGCGCTTCTTTACTGAGTTTCCAATGACAGCTTCAGGTAAAGCACAAAAATTTAAATTGCAAGAAATTATGCGCAAGGAATTGAATATATTGGAAGAAATTGCGTAA
- a CDS encoding class I SAM-dependent methyltransferase: MAKDFNHPKVVENYDEHIRSLIPAYELVHLQIQAILTTHLKPNAKILIAGCGTGYELQYLANQFPEAQFVAIDPSLNMIESAKQRLAKTTDIDRVTFIHGDTSILADDQYCYCNEFDAVLAILVAHFLAEPAKTKFFNDLNQSLKKQGVLITYDLMQMDQCTQQILFHLTQYNGLTEKQSLNMIDRLEDDFALIDAAEMKKNLMQCGFENVQCYMQILGFHGFYAYKASGNQLNSNT; this comes from the coding sequence ATGGCAAAAGATTTTAACCATCCTAAGGTTGTAGAAAATTATGATGAACATATTCGAAGTTTAATTCCTGCATATGAATTGGTGCATTTGCAGATTCAAGCGATATTAACCACGCATCTTAAACCAAATGCTAAAATTTTAATTGCTGGATGTGGTACTGGCTATGAATTGCAATATTTAGCCAATCAATTTCCAGAAGCGCAATTTGTCGCAATTGATCCATCACTGAATATGATTGAGTCTGCCAAACAACGACTCGCCAAAACAACGGATATTGATCGCGTGACATTTATTCATGGCGATACGTCCATTCTTGCTGATGATCAGTATTGTTATTGCAATGAATTTGATGCAGTACTGGCAATATTAGTCGCACATTTCCTTGCAGAACCAGCGAAAACAAAGTTTTTTAATGATTTAAATCAGTCATTAAAAAAACAAGGGGTACTCATCACTTATGATTTGATGCAAATGGATCAATGTACACAACAGATTTTATTTCATTTGACTCAGTACAATGGTTTAACTGAAAAACAAAGCTTGAATATGATTGATCGATTAGAGGATGATTTTGCGCTTATTGATGCAGCAGAAATGAAAAAAAATTTGATGCAATGTGGTTTTGAAAATGTGCAGTGTTATATGCAAATTTTAGGCTTTCATGGTTTTTATGCATATAAAGCATCTGGAAACCAGTTGAACTCTAATACCTAA
- the cysK gene encoding cysteine synthase A, whose product MSTDPQFPQTENLGIAVYSNNADSIGNTPLVRIHRLISGGATVLAKVESRNPAFSVKDRIGAALIADAEKSGKLKKGMHIVEPTSGNTGIALAFVAAAKGYDITLTMPASMSIERRKVLKALGANLVLTEPAKGMKGAVDEAVRLATEQPELYYLPQQFENPANPQIHVETTGPEIFAATGGKVDILVAGVGTGGTITGISRYFEQVKNQPIYSVAVEPADSPIIGQTKRGETLTPGPHKIQGIGANFIPKNLDLDLVDEVIAISNEEAIDFARKSATQEGIFVGISSGAALAAAAKLATRSENAGKTIVVILPDAGERYLSSVLFEDISAD is encoded by the coding sequence ATGTCTACAGATCCACAATTTCCACAAACTGAAAACTTAGGTATTGCTGTATATAGCAATAATGCTGATTCGATTGGAAATACACCACTTGTGCGTATTCATCGTCTTATTTCAGGTGGTGCGACGGTTTTAGCCAAAGTTGAAAGTCGTAACCCTGCATTTTCGGTAAAAGACCGTATTGGTGCAGCACTTATTGCTGATGCTGAAAAAAGTGGAAAATTGAAAAAAGGCATGCATATTGTTGAGCCAACCAGTGGAAACACGGGTATTGCCTTGGCATTTGTTGCTGCTGCAAAAGGCTATGATATTACCTTGACCATGCCTGCAAGTATGAGTATTGAACGTCGTAAAGTATTAAAAGCTTTGGGCGCAAATTTGGTGTTAACTGAACCTGCAAAAGGCATGAAAGGTGCAGTAGATGAAGCAGTTCGTTTAGCCACTGAACAGCCTGAACTTTACTACTTGCCACAGCAGTTTGAAAATCCAGCAAACCCACAAATCCATGTCGAAACCACTGGTCCTGAGATTTTTGCTGCTACAGGCGGAAAAGTAGATATCTTGGTTGCAGGTGTGGGTACGGGTGGTACGATTACGGGTATTTCACGATATTTTGAACAGGTAAAAAATCAGCCGATTTATTCTGTCGCTGTTGAACCTGCAGATTCACCGATTATTGGTCAAACCAAACGTGGTGAAACATTGACACCTGGACCGCATAAAATTCAAGGGATTGGTGCAAACTTTATTCCAAAGAACTTAGATTTAGATTTGGTCGATGAAGTGATTGCGATTAGTAATGAAGAAGCGATTGATTTTGCGCGTAAATCGGCAACTCAAGAAGGTATTTTTGTCGGTATTTCTAGTGGTGCAGCATTGGCTGCAGCTGCTAAATTGGCGACACGTTCCGAGAATGCCGGAAAAACGATTGTAGTGATTTTGCCAGATGCAGGTGAGCGTTATTTATCTTCAGTGTTGTTTGAAGATATTTCTGCTGATTAA
- a CDS encoding PAAR domain-containing protein yields the protein MSKGFGIHGSTTNHGGTVLSTQSRSSQMGNLFLRAGDGFACPKCKTWSTLIKSNDHVIFDGKAVAYVGDKFTCGATLMPQQVHVVGTSGGASSTSSISTKTTPIISSLVEGTAKEIHKIQFKIIDEDSQELLSDMLYELYSKESGELLVQGYTDENGMTAIYESEHQPEAIELITLDLSKTLDPL from the coding sequence ATGTCTAAAGGTTTTGGTATTCATGGTTCTACAACAAATCATGGTGGCACAGTTCTTTCGACTCAATCACGTAGTTCTCAAATGGGGAATTTATTTCTTCGAGCTGGTGATGGGTTTGCTTGCCCTAAATGTAAAACGTGGTCAACATTAATTAAGAGTAATGATCATGTAATTTTTGATGGGAAAGCAGTGGCTTATGTTGGCGATAAGTTTACTTGTGGTGCAACCTTAATGCCACAACAAGTGCATGTTGTTGGGACAAGCGGTGGAGCTAGTTCTACTTCTAGTATCTCAACAAAAACCACACCTATCATAAGTAGTTTGGTTGAGGGTACTGCGAAAGAAATCCATAAAATTCAGTTCAAAATTATAGATGAAGATTCTCAGGAATTACTTTCAGATATGTTGTATGAACTTTATAGCAAAGAATCAGGGGAATTATTAGTTCAAGGCTATACAGATGAAAATGGCATGACAGCGATTTATGAAAGCGAGCATCAACCAGAAGCTATTGAACTTATAACGTTGGACTTGTCGAAGACATTAGATCCCTTATAA
- a CDS encoding PAAR domain-containing protein, translated as MSSPIFLHELPEEQFNRLSHEDIEKIREAEKLYWSHKPFTTYYIAFNGAKTMHGGLIRASNDSYKLNGISLALVGDEAIYSDGSTAKIISGAGSAITVRGLSAALIGSQLDNGDEIIDSPITSHVLRIYHDQLPPEGFMKSACSESKDV; from the coding sequence GCCCAATTTTTCTACACGAATTGCCTGAAGAGCAATTTAATAGGCTTTCTCATGAAGATATTGAAAAAATCCGAGAAGCGGAAAAACTTTATTGGAGTCACAAACCTTTTACTACATATTACATTGCATTTAACGGTGCAAAGACAATGCATGGCGGTCTAATTCGAGCATCTAATGATTCTTACAAATTAAATGGTATTTCTTTAGCACTTGTTGGAGATGAAGCTATTTATTCAGATGGTTCAACGGCTAAAATAATTTCTGGAGCTGGTTCTGCTATCACTGTACGTGGTCTTTCTGCTGCCTTAATAGGTTCTCAACTTGACAATGGCGATGAAATTATTGATAGCCCTATCACCTCACATGTTTTACGTATCTATCATGATCAACTGCCACCTGAAGGTTTTATGAAGTCAGCATGTTCGGAGTCTAAAGATGTCTAA